CGAGGTCCTCAAACTTGGAAAGAATCCTGACATCTGTCAGGCTACTGGACGCCAGGCCGCGCGTCGGTTGGGTGGTTTCCTAAAACGCGCTTCACTTAGCAACAGCCTCGGAGGCCCAGAGAACCCAAGAGGGCATCTGAAAAAGGCGGCAAGAGGGCAAGATAAGTGGGTTTGTCCAGGAAAACTTGACTGTCAGAAAACAGGTGCAGGTGGGGATTGCGGAATCATTCCGTTTTCTGAGATGCGCCTTTCACTCCGTGTCAGCTTAAGTGTGCACACCCGTGCACGTGCTTGCGTGCCTGCACACAAAAGCGGGCGCGcgcgcggacacacacacacacacacacacacacacacacacacaaataaaacccACACACAGAACCATTCCAGACAGTTTACTTTAAAACCTCATACCCGTACACCCATTCAAATGATCGCAGCCCTTGGCTGTGGACGTTTGCTTCCTTCTGTCCTGATGGACAAGAAGACCCGGACCAGATGGAACCCAAACTTAAAGGGCAAGTTTTGAGACCCAAGCTTCCAGGAGATAATGCCGGGTGGGAGCCAGGATTCTGGTGCCAGCGGTCTGCCAGCCCCAGAGGGGGCTGGCCTGCAATTCATGCAGGAAAAGGGGAAGTTCCCAGTGGCATGAAGGCAGGCGGTGGAGGATCGCCTGGTCTTGCATTAGCGCGAAGACACTAAaagcctggggttttgtttctgtttcacaCTTTGGATTTAAGTCTTTCTTTTTAGTTCCCCACCTTTCcacaggctggggcgggggcgggacgcCCACATGCACGGACACCTTATTTCAGTCTCTGCCACTTCTGCCCGGCTGGTTTCTCCTTTCCACCCATCGCCTGGGGCTGCTCCGGGAGTTTCAAACGCTTGCCACTCGCTTGGGTTGGCAAAGGCGATTGTTGGGGTTCCCTCTCCCTGCAGCCGGGTTTCTGGGCAAATACTTTTTGGCAGACAACCCCACAAACGAGTGAGTGTCCCGCTCCGAGTCTGGTAGTTCCGGTCAGGAAGGCTGTAAAACAAACAAGGAGAAGGATGGAATCCGTTAGCAGAGTCCGCTTCCCGGGGAGGTGGCGCGGCTGCGCGGCGACAGCAGCACTCAGTGGTCCTGGCAGGTGCGCGGCCAGTGGAGGGGCCCTGTGGTCCGCTCGAGGACCGCCTCGGCTCCTCTCCGGCCAccgtccccccctcccacccctccaagAAACTTTTCTTTCACTTGGAGAGGCTCGGTGTTGCCATGAAAACGGATTTTCCAAGGGGCCTGACCCTCCCCCTCAGGGGCATCGGACTGGAAAACCGAAATGGCCAGAGAGCAGAGACAAAAAGGGGCCGCTAAGCGGGGGCCTGGAGCGAGAGAGCCAAAGCCAGTAtaccccctctgcccccacccacacCACTGCCCGTGAGCGCCTGGGCTCTGCGTGTGCAGCTGTCTGCTCTCATTCACAACCAACCTTCGCGCCTGTGCGCTCCGCCGTCCCGAAGCTTGTCTCCCGCGCACGGGTCCCGGACCCCTGCTCTGTCCTCTTGGACAGGGGCTGATTCCAGCGAGGGCTTCTCGGAGCCACAGCCCAGCGTAGCTCGCTTGCACCCTGAGCCCCAAGCCCGCCAGGATGTTGGCGATGCCCAGTGTCCAAGCGCTGGCACCAGAAGCGGTTTGAGGACCTTTGCGCAGATTGCGCAAAGTTTTGCAAGGTGGCCCCGGGCACCGGTGGTCCCGGATAGGGCTGCAAAATTGTTGATTGAACCCCATGGGCGCCCttttgccccctctccccccaatccTGCTCGTgcgtcccctccccctctgtcACCTCCTAGAGTTTCGTTCTTTCAAACTTTTTGAGACCCTAATTGGTGGTCTCTGAGTGGCTCTCCGAGACTCCCGCCTCCCGAATAACTCTCATCACGTCACCGGGCCCAAGAGGGGCGTGGAGGTGAACGAAAGGGCTCCCCGAACTTTTTTTCCTGTGGGGGACGATCGGGGGCTCCGTGGTGATTGGCCAGAGTGCATCACTGCAAACCTGTCAATCACGGGGGCTCCCGCAGGCGAGGGGCGGACCGAGCCCAACCCTAGGGGAATCAGAGCAGGTATATAAGAGGCCTGGCGAGTGCCCGGCCAGACAGCGAATGCGACCAGCTCCTGGCAAAGCATCAGGTGAGAGTGGCCTGCGGGTTCCTGTAGACCTGGCGCGGAGCGCTTCAGCAAGCCTATCCTTCCCTCCCGACCCGCTGGCCCACCGGCCCCCAAGTGCCCCTCCGACGGAGCCCCCAGGCCTTTTCACCGTGGCCGCTCCAGCCCCGGGAGCGCCTTCTCCTCCCGCCACTCTGGCGCACCTTCTTCCCGCTCCGGCCATGTACAGCCTGCTGGAGACTGAACTCAAGAACCCCGTGGGGCCATCCACTCCAGGGACAGGAGCTGGTGGCCCCACAGCCCCGGGCGGTGCAGGCAAGAGTAGCTCGAACACAGCCAGCGGCGCGAACGCAGGCGGAGGCAGCGGTGGCGGCGCGAGCGGCGGTGGAGGGGGCAGTGATCAGGACCGCGTGAAAAGGCCCATGAACGCCTTCATGGTGTGGTCCCGCGGGCAGCGGCGCAAGATGGCCTTGGAGAACCCCAAGATGCACAACTCTGAGATCAGCAAGCGCTTGGGCGCCGACTGGAAACTGCTGACCGACGCCGAGAAGCGGCCGTTCATCGACGAGGCCAAGCGACTGCGCGCTGTGCACATGAAAGAGTACCCGGACTATAAGTACCGGCCGCGCCGCAAGACCAAGACTTTGCTCAAGAAGGACAAGTACTCCTTGCCGGGTGGCCTCCTGCCCCCCGGCGccgccgcagccgccgccgcagccgccgccgcgGCGGCCGCCGCCAGCAGCCCGGTGGGCGTGGGCCAGCGCCTGGACACGTACACACACGTGAACGGATGGGCCAACGGCGCGTACTCGCTGGTGCAGGAGCAGCTGGGCTACGCGCAGCCGGCCACCATGAGcagcccgccgccgcccgcgttGCCTCAGATGCACCGCTACGACATGGCAGGCCTGCAGTACAGCCCCATGATGCCCCCAGGGGCCCAGAGCTACATGaacgccgccgcggccgccgcggcCGCCTCGGGCTACGGGGGCATGGCGCcctcagccgccgccgccgccgccgccgcctacGGGCAGCAgcccgccaccgccgccgccgcggccgcggccgccgccgccatgAGCCTGGGCCCCATGGGCACGGTGGTGAAGACGGAGCCCAGCTCACCTCCACCCGCCATCACCTCGCACTCGCAGCGCGCGTGCCTCGGAGACCTGCGCGACATGATAAGCATGTACCTGCCACCCGGCGGGGACGCGGCTGACGCTGCTTCGCCGCTGCCAGGCGGCCGCCTGCACACCGTACACCAGCACTACCAGGGCGCGGGGACTGCCGTCAACGGAACCGTGCCGCTGACCCACATCTGAGCGCCGCCCTGCGCTCGCCgaccctgcacccccaccccaccccgcaccccccgAGTTGGGACGCCTTGTTGTTTAGCTTTGCTTGCCTGGGTCTGTTGCCTTGTACCTGTGAAGGGGAGGACAGAAAGTTTTGCCATAGCTGTCCGGTTTTGTACAAAAGCAAAAGAAGTCCGGAGCAGCTAAGCTAGGACTTTCTAGAGCTCGACTGCCCTTTCCTCCCCTTTTGTAGGCTGGAATCGCTGTGATGTTCGCAAAGAAaaagcagcccccccccccaatcctccGGGGTTCCCGGGTTTTCCGGTTGCATTTGAAAATGTTGTCTCCTTAGTTTGCTGTTAGTCATGGAGTGAGTGAATGGGAGAAACTGTACTCGTACTCGCGGGTGAAGCTGACCTGAAACCTGCAACCTCCCCTCCTCCAGTCGCGTTGCATCCGTTTTCCTCCTGGGCTTTTGGGGGGCTGACCACGCGGAGGGGCGCGGCAGCTAAATCCAATGTTAATTTATAGCCAGGTGTGCGTGTGTCTCCCGCATCGCAGTCCTTGGCCACAGGCAGCTTGTCCAGTCCGCATTTAGTTTGTTGCGTTGTGATTTCTGCCGTGATCAATATTTGATACTTTGTCGCGATAATGTTTTCAGATTTCGTTTGTGTTGTGGGGAAGGGGctattttgtttcatgtttttcaAGGGTTTACTCTTAATTCTTAAATGAGAGATCAATAAATTTTATAACCAACATAATGGAGTCCTGATAATTTTGTGAGCCTGAAACTTTAGGTGCGGGGTGGATATTACAACCGTGGTcctgtcctgggggtgggaggcaccTGGGGGACAATGAGTGATCtgaaatggtttattttttaactactGGTAAACCAAACACAGCGGCTGCCAATATTTTCAACTGAAACTCTGAGGAGAAAGTAGTTTGTCTAAAGCGAACCTCCCGCGGCCAAGCACTTGTTGATAGCTCTGAGAGGCCAATGGAACCAGCAAAAAAAGGGGTACCTTTAcctttgtgcactggggcgggaaGACACTAGAGCCAAGCTGAAAACGAAAACCCTTCAGAAATCTCAATTATCTTATTAGAAATAAATAGATTACAGGAATCCCTAtgaggaaataaatatatttcaaccGTGGTGGCAGAAGCTGGAGAACCAGCATTCAAAGAACATAAGGTTTGGTTTTGCAAAGTGCATGTTagatctctaaaaaaaaaaaaagacctaaagGATCTCTAAAACTCTCTGAATGGCTTTTTCTTTTTGACTTGTCAACCCAGTCCACATACTTATTTTCTAAAAGAGGCTCCCTCTCATTCCAAACCAGGAGCCCACTTTCTACTCCTCCCCCACCGACTTCCCCCAGTCCCTGACCCTTGGCCATGCCGCTGTGTCCCCTGAAAGCCCTTTCGTTTCGCTCTGGCCACACGGCCCCAGTGTATCTGTATGGAGTCTAGGAAGAAAACAAATAGAACCAGTGTTTTTTTACTGCCTTCTCAGCTGTTTGAGGTGATTTCCTTAATCCCTTTAATCCTGTTACTTCGCTATCCCAGTATAACTAAACTAGGA
The sequence above is a segment of the Myotis daubentonii chromosome X, mMyoDau2.1, whole genome shotgun sequence genome. Coding sequences within it:
- the SOX3 gene encoding transcription factor SOX-3, translating into MRPAPGKASGESGLRVPVDLARSASASLSFPPDPLAHRPPSAPPTEPPGLFTVAAPAPGAPSPPATLAHLLPAPAMYSLLETELKNPVGPSTPGTGAGGPTAPGGAGKSSSNTASGANAGGGSGGGASGGGGGSDQDRVKRPMNAFMVWSRGQRRKMALENPKMHNSEISKRLGADWKLLTDAEKRPFIDEAKRLRAVHMKEYPDYKYRPRRKTKTLLKKDKYSLPGGLLPPGAAAAAAAAAAAAAAASSPVGVGQRLDTYTHVNGWANGAYSLVQEQLGYAQPATMSSPPPPALPQMHRYDMAGLQYSPMMPPGAQSYMNAAAAAAAASGYGGMAPSAAAAAAAAYGQQPATAAAAAAAAAAMSLGPMGTVVKTEPSSPPPAITSHSQRACLGDLRDMISMYLPPGGDAADAASPLPGGRLHTVHQHYQGAGTAVNGTVPLTHI